In the genome of Aminivibrio pyruvatiphilus, one region contains:
- the miaA gene encoding tRNA (adenosine(37)-N6)-dimethylallyltransferase MiaA, with protein sequence MNERKPFPAAAIVGPTAVGKTALSLLLAERLGAEIISVDSRQVYRFLDVGADKISPEIRKKITHHMIDVVDPDEVFSAADFVARSRDAVRRITARGRIPLFVGGTPFYYEALFSGLLSDSAPKDEGLRREFEEFAEREGNRALHHRLALADPETAERLHVNDVRRVVRALEISTLTNMPASEWFRKTEKMPGRGEFDVLYIGLNRDRKLLFESIEKRVGEQFAGGFVEEVEWLLERGYDERFPSMQGFGYKDIVDYFRGRCTLEEAADRDISQTKAFSRRQMTWFSKFSPIVWYDTTDSPMPDLSERIEKEVRAHLGKGTGENHR encoded by the coding sequence ATGAATGAACGAAAACCCTTTCCCGCGGCGGCCATAGTCGGCCCCACGGCAGTGGGTAAAACGGCTCTCAGCCTGCTTCTGGCCGAACGGCTGGGGGCGGAGATCATCTCCGTGGACTCCCGGCAGGTGTACCGCTTCCTCGACGTAGGGGCGGACAAGATTTCGCCGGAGATCCGGAAAAAAATCACCCACCACATGATCGACGTGGTTGACCCGGACGAGGTGTTCTCCGCCGCCGATTTCGTGGCCCGCAGCCGGGACGCGGTTCGGCGGATTACCGCCAGGGGGAGGATCCCCCTGTTCGTGGGCGGGACACCGTTCTATTACGAGGCCCTTTTCAGCGGCCTTCTGTCCGACAGCGCCCCGAAGGACGAGGGGCTCCGCCGGGAGTTCGAGGAGTTCGCGGAAAGGGAAGGAAACAGGGCCCTCCACCACAGGCTGGCCCTCGCGGATCCGGAGACGGCGGAAAGGCTTCATGTCAACGATGTCCGCAGGGTGGTCCGGGCGCTGGAGATAAGCACCCTTACCAATATGCCTGCATCGGAGTGGTTCCGGAAGACGGAAAAGATGCCCGGCAGGGGCGAGTTTGACGTGCTCTACATCGGCCTGAACCGGGACAGGAAACTGCTGTTCGAGTCCATAGAAAAAAGGGTGGGGGAGCAGTTCGCCGGCGGCTTCGTGGAGGAAGTGGAGTGGCTTCTCGAGAGGGGCTATGACGAGCGCTTTCCCTCCATGCAGGGCTTCGGCTACAAGGATATCGTGGACTATTTCCGGGGCCGGTGTACCCTGGAGGAGGCCGCGGACCGGGACATCAGCCAGACGAAGGCCTTTTCCCGGCGGCAGATGACATGGTTCAGCAAATTTTCGCCCATAGTATGGTATGATACTACGGATAGCCCCATGCCGGACTTGTCTGAGCGGATAGAAAAGGAGGTCCGGGCGCATCTTGGAAAGGGAACAGGGGAAAATCATCGTTGA
- the mutS gene encoding DNA mismatch repair protein MutS produces MTQLPPGVKMTPMLSQYTEWKALYPDCILFFRMGDFYEMFFDDARKASEILDITLTARDPSKSIPMAGVPWHAVNAYLGRLVRAGCKVAICEQIGEPDGKTLVDRQVVRIVTPGTFVPEDAGTGGRLAAVARAGKDIAAALLSAETGRLEAGIFPPGEAASLVASFAPGELLFPANFCVSGTLPMLSGFFPISRPEEFFSPVSGTRWLADQWGVASLASFGVEDNSPSAGCAAAALKYFSETQFGAVNHVRRIYPLRPREYLHLDVTTQRNLELLDEGGPSLWGTLNRCRSPMGRRTLREWILRPLLDEAAVRKRQDGVEYLLACSGERRRLRDLLSECRDVERATSRLSMGTGTPRDLGAVRDTLRLLPSLLPLCTGPLEEWTSGLPDFSGLAAELCSALEEDLPRMRANGGIIRPGYDRELDEWRDAGSGASAWMDAYLEKIRTDTGISKIRAGYNKVFGYYLEVSKGSLGSVPDFFIRKQTLVNAERFITEEMKVFEERMESATAEISRREGELYDRLAGETLDRVEDLQALGEALAVLDVLASLAETAREKGYVRPVVNSGFGLMVKNGRHPVVEDVLTDSPFVPNSLKLEGDGKRIALITGPNMAGKSTYLRSAALLVILAQMGSFVPAEAAEIGLCDRIFTRIGARDDLARGSSTFMVEMVETANILHNVTDRSLVILDEVGRGTSTYDGMSIAWAVLEYLADGCGASPKVLFATHYHELTCLEERFPCMENLSMAVKESEGGIFFLHQVVKGSADRSYGIEVARLAGLPRPVLRRAFDLLQRFEREERTGNFPKKKREFTGARQMDLFEAERHGIVEELAAIEPDGLTPFRALELLYKLSEKSREVLRPENHASS; encoded by the coding sequence ATGACCCAGCTCCCCCCGGGGGTGAAGATGACCCCCATGCTCTCCCAGTACACCGAATGGAAAGCCCTCTACCCCGACTGCATCCTCTTCTTCCGCATGGGCGACTTTTACGAGATGTTCTTCGACGACGCCCGGAAGGCCTCGGAGATCCTGGACATCACCCTGACCGCCAGGGACCCGTCGAAGAGCATCCCCATGGCGGGGGTGCCGTGGCACGCGGTGAACGCCTACCTCGGGCGGCTTGTCCGGGCGGGGTGCAAGGTGGCCATCTGCGAGCAGATCGGGGAGCCGGACGGAAAGACGCTGGTGGACCGGCAGGTGGTCCGCATCGTCACCCCGGGGACCTTCGTGCCCGAGGACGCGGGAACGGGCGGACGGCTGGCGGCCGTGGCCCGGGCGGGCAAGGATATTGCCGCAGCCCTGCTCTCGGCGGAGACGGGGCGCCTGGAGGCGGGGATCTTCCCCCCAGGCGAGGCGGCGTCCCTGGTGGCCTCCTTCGCCCCCGGCGAACTTCTCTTTCCGGCGAATTTCTGCGTCTCCGGCACTCTTCCCATGCTCTCCGGGTTTTTCCCCATCTCCCGCCCCGAGGAATTCTTCAGCCCCGTGTCCGGCACCCGGTGGTTGGCGGACCAGTGGGGCGTGGCCTCCCTGGCTTCCTTCGGCGTGGAGGACAACAGCCCCTCTGCGGGGTGCGCCGCGGCGGCCCTGAAGTATTTCTCCGAGACCCAGTTCGGCGCGGTGAACCACGTGCGGCGGATCTACCCCCTGAGGCCGAGGGAGTATCTCCACCTGGACGTGACCACCCAGCGGAACCTGGAACTGCTTGACGAAGGCGGTCCCTCCCTGTGGGGCACCCTGAACCGGTGCCGGTCGCCCATGGGGCGGCGGACCCTCCGGGAGTGGATTCTCCGGCCCCTGCTGGACGAGGCGGCGGTGAGAAAACGGCAGGACGGCGTGGAATATCTCCTTGCCTGCTCGGGAGAGCGGCGGCGCCTGAGGGACCTGCTGTCGGAGTGCCGGGACGTGGAGCGGGCCACATCGCGGCTGAGCATGGGCACCGGTACCCCCCGGGATCTGGGGGCCGTCCGGGACACCCTGCGGCTGCTGCCCTCCCTTCTTCCCCTGTGCACAGGTCCCCTGGAGGAGTGGACCTCCGGCCTTCCCGATTTTTCGGGCCTCGCGGCGGAACTGTGCTCCGCCCTTGAGGAGGATCTTCCCAGGATGCGGGCAAACGGCGGCATCATCCGCCCGGGCTACGACCGGGAGCTGGACGAATGGCGGGATGCCGGCTCCGGTGCGTCGGCCTGGATGGACGCCTACCTTGAGAAAATCCGGACCGATACGGGCATCTCCAAGATCCGGGCGGGGTACAACAAGGTCTTCGGCTACTATCTCGAGGTGAGCAAGGGCTCCCTGGGCTCGGTGCCGGATTTCTTCATCCGGAAACAGACCCTGGTGAACGCCGAGCGGTTCATCACGGAGGAGATGAAGGTCTTCGAGGAGAGGATGGAGTCCGCCACCGCGGAAATTTCCCGGAGGGAGGGGGAGCTCTACGACCGGCTCGCCGGGGAAACCCTGGACCGGGTGGAGGACCTTCAGGCCCTTGGTGAGGCCCTCGCTGTCCTGGACGTGCTGGCCTCCCTGGCGGAGACGGCCCGGGAGAAGGGGTATGTCCGGCCCGTGGTGAACTCCGGGTTCGGCCTCATGGTGAAGAACGGCCGCCACCCCGTGGTGGAGGATGTGCTCACCGACTCGCCCTTCGTTCCCAATTCCCTCAAACTGGAAGGGGACGGGAAGCGGATCGCCCTGATCACGGGGCCGAACATGGCGGGAAAGTCCACTTACCTGCGGAGCGCCGCACTGCTGGTGATCCTGGCCCAGATGGGGAGCTTCGTCCCGGCGGAGGCTGCGGAGATCGGGCTGTGCGACCGGATCTTCACCCGCATAGGGGCCCGGGACGACCTCGCCAGGGGCAGCAGCACCTTCATGGTGGAGATGGTGGAGACGGCCAACATCCTCCACAACGTGACGGACCGGAGCCTGGTGATCCTGGACGAGGTGGGGCGGGGAACCTCCACCTACGACGGCATGAGTATCGCCTGGGCCGTGCTGGAATACCTGGCCGACGGGTGCGGCGCCTCGCCGAAGGTGCTCTTCGCCACCCACTACCACGAACTTACCTGCCTCGAGGAGCGGTTCCCCTGCATGGAGAACCTGAGCATGGCGGTGAAGGAGAGCGAAGGGGGCATCTTCTTCCTCCACCAGGTGGTGAAGGGGAGCGCCGACCGGTCCTACGGCATCGAGGTGGCCCGGTTGGCCGGTCTGCCCCGTCCCGTGCTCCGGAGGGCCTTCGATCTTCTGCAGCGGTTCGAGAGGGAAGAGCGGACGGGGAATTTCCCGAAGAAGAAGCGGGAGTTCACCGGAGCCCGGCAGATGGACCTGTTCGAGGCGGAGCGGCACGGCATTGTGGAGGAACTGGCGGCCATCGAGCCCGACGGCCTGACGCCCTTCCGGGCCCTGGAGCTGCTGTACAAGCTGAGCGAGAAGAGCAGGGAGGTGCTTCGTCCTGAAAATCACGCTTCTTCCTGA
- the ruvX gene encoding Holliday junction resolvase RuvX yields the protein MRRILALDIGTVRIGVAVSDPLGMFAQGIAVLPAEGAWLEELDALVAQYDPEMLLLGIPIRTNGTRGPEALRIEECAAMLGNRYPDLKVVLHDERFSTSIAQQALLEGDVSRKNRKGKVDKVAAALILQSWLDRRCGGVS from the coding sequence ATGAGACGAATTCTTGCCCTCGATATCGGAACAGTGAGAATCGGCGTGGCGGTCAGCGATCCCCTGGGGATGTTCGCCCAGGGGATCGCCGTTCTGCCTGCGGAAGGAGCATGGCTCGAGGAACTGGACGCCCTGGTGGCCCAGTACGACCCCGAAATGCTGCTGCTCGGCATCCCCATCAGGACCAACGGGACCCGGGGGCCGGAGGCCCTGAGGATAGAGGAGTGCGCTGCCATGCTCGGGAACAGGTACCCTGACCTGAAGGTGGTGCTCCACGATGAGCGCTTCTCCACGTCCATTGCCCAGCAGGCCCTCCTGGAAGGGGATGTGTCCCGCAAAAACCGGAAGGGAAAGGTGGACAAGGTGGCTGCGGCCCTCATTCTCCAGAGCTGGCTCGACCGCCGGTGCGGAGGCGTTTCATGA
- the mutL gene encoding DNA mismatch repair endonuclease MutL — MERPASVVKEAVENSLDAGATEVKVSLYEGGKVRIVVEDNGEGIAFDELPLAAARHATSKIRTVEELERIRTLGFRGEALASISAVSRFEVRSRREGDETGGLLRIEGGRQVMHTPVSCRRGTRLSVEDLFYTLPARRKFLKSAASEERRVSSLLRDFAVAYPSVAFSESRDGKAGFSSSGDGDRERLLRDLWGDAGELRRCETGASHLSLECWWAPFPGKTRSLVTSFVNGRAVSDPLIRSAAGSLCRACPGNWVFLFSLDPELLDANIHPTKAEVRFRYPGEVFDTIQQAVLKLSGRVPSLPGAAVPSFSPSHSPDRDRSFSGTSGGGAGRSGGWSFRDEGSSPEGGNLFARVASELPAGTGAALDETPFVPEEQGKHFRFLGQVASGYLVFETEEGLAVMDPHAAHERIGYERAGRLSAGSVTVQKCALALPVAPSLSVSVREHRDGLEAVGFAFGEQDGQISLTAYPSLPGGMAEDPLRLLRSVLLEWTEDREAALEEILWKKLATIACGLSVKLGDRLTASEALALWRNLLECESPWNCPHGRPTVLSLTAKKLESYFGRE; from the coding sequence GTGGAGCGTCCCGCGTCCGTGGTCAAGGAGGCGGTGGAGAACTCCCTCGACGCCGGCGCCACGGAGGTGAAGGTCTCCCTCTATGAGGGGGGGAAGGTCCGCATCGTGGTGGAGGACAACGGCGAAGGAATCGCCTTTGACGAGCTTCCCCTCGCGGCGGCCCGGCACGCCACCAGCAAGATCCGCACCGTGGAGGAGCTGGAGCGCATCCGGACCCTGGGCTTTCGGGGAGAGGCCCTGGCCAGCATTTCCGCTGTGAGCAGGTTCGAAGTCCGCTCCCGGCGGGAGGGAGACGAGACGGGAGGCCTCCTCCGCATCGAGGGGGGGCGGCAGGTGATGCATACCCCCGTTTCATGCCGCAGGGGCACCCGGCTCTCCGTGGAGGATCTTTTCTACACCCTTCCGGCCCGAAGGAAGTTCCTGAAGTCGGCGGCTTCGGAGGAACGGAGGGTGTCGTCCCTTCTGCGGGATTTCGCCGTGGCGTACCCGTCGGTGGCCTTTTCAGAGAGCCGTGACGGGAAGGCGGGTTTTTCCTCCTCCGGCGACGGCGACCGGGAGCGGCTGCTCAGGGATCTCTGGGGAGACGCCGGTGAGCTTCGCCGCTGTGAGACAGGTGCGTCCCACCTCAGCCTGGAGTGCTGGTGGGCCCCCTTTCCGGGCAAGACCAGGAGCCTCGTCACCTCCTTCGTCAACGGCAGGGCGGTGTCCGACCCGCTGATACGGAGCGCCGCGGGGTCCCTGTGCAGGGCCTGTCCCGGGAACTGGGTGTTTCTCTTCTCCCTCGACCCGGAGCTGCTTGACGCCAATATCCACCCCACCAAGGCGGAGGTGCGGTTCAGATACCCCGGCGAGGTGTTCGACACCATCCAGCAGGCGGTCCTCAAGCTTTCCGGCAGGGTTCCCTCTCTTCCCGGGGCCGCGGTCCCCTCCTTTTCTCCTTCTCATTCTCCTGACCGGGACCGCTCTTTTTCAGGCACTTCCGGGGGCGGTGCGGGAAGGAGCGGGGGATGGTCTTTCCGGGATGAAGGTTCTTCTCCCGAAGGTGGAAATCTTTTCGCCCGGGTGGCCTCGGAGCTGCCCGCCGGCACAGGGGCCGCCCTGGATGAAACTCCTTTTGTGCCGGAAGAGCAGGGAAAACATTTCCGCTTTCTCGGCCAGGTCGCCTCGGGGTACCTGGTGTTCGAGACGGAGGAGGGGCTTGCCGTGATGGACCCCCACGCCGCCCACGAGCGGATCGGCTACGAGCGGGCCGGAAGGCTGTCGGCGGGGTCGGTGACGGTGCAGAAGTGCGCCCTCGCGCTGCCCGTGGCACCCTCCCTGTCCGTGTCGGTGCGGGAACACCGGGACGGGCTGGAGGCCGTCGGCTTTGCCTTCGGCGAACAGGACGGGCAGATTTCCCTGACCGCCTACCCGTCCCTGCCCGGCGGCATGGCGGAGGACCCCCTGCGCCTTCTGCGCTCCGTGCTGCTTGAGTGGACGGAGGACCGGGAGGCTGCCCTGGAGGAGATCCTGTGGAAAAAACTGGCCACCATCGCCTGCGGCCTGTCGGTGAAGCTGGGGGACCGGCTTACGGCATCGGAGGCCCTCGCGCTGTGGAGGAACCTCCTCGAATGCGAGTCTCCATGGAACTGCCCCCACGGGCGTCCCACGGTGCTCTCCCTCACGGCGAAAAAACTGGAATCATATTTCGGAAGGGAATAG
- the alaS gene encoding alanine--tRNA ligase, with amino-acid sequence MQWRSGKEIRSLFIDFWVSKGSKHFPSFSLIPDDPSLLFTIAGMVPFKPYYLGIQKPEAPRAVTSQKCVRTNDIDNVGRTARHHTFFEMLGNFAWGDYFKKESITWGWEFLTEVIGLEPDRMSVTIYEDDDEAYDTWHKLVGIPDQRIFRFGKDDNFWFMGNQGPCGPCSEIMYDQGPEFSCGRPECAVGCDCDRYLEIWNHVFTQFDLQKDGTLVPLPKKNIDTGMGLERLTSIVQRVRTDFETDLFMPMIERACAMGGIHYGYSPKTDLAVRVIADHVRSVAFMIADGILPSNDGRGYVLRRLLRRAARFGRLLGVDRPFLLDFLPDVIGLMGDPYRELIDNRLTVEQIIDVEEKRFGRTLEQGTELLDGEVARLRGAGRTELPGDVAFVLYDTYGFPLELTMEIADENGFTVDRAGFDREMTAQRERARASSKQKRSALAGDVYSELNERLGDTPFTGYAMAESENSVAAIIVDGEEADSLEEGMEGEIILDSTAFYGEKGGQVGDTGVLSSAGGKAEVTDTVIRCRGLVVHKVKVLSGSLAVGDPVRSCVNDERRRAVRRNHTATHLLHEALGRVLGGHVRQSGSLVGESSLRFDFTHFEAMTREQLIAVEMEVNARILENSDLTVEESDMEHAREMGAKALFEEKYGDVVRVVRIPDFSAELCGGLHVASTGEIGCFKILREEGIGSGTRRITAVTGLVAVRLFQKLWRHVNDLGAMLAVDENAVLEKVEQLQAEVKVLRRKRDEEKMNALSAGLQESLHWFALPEGVQGVYGSFGAVGADALREIGDRLKNGKREDALVILLASVDGDNVQVVSMADDMAVEKGVSAGKIVREASKMLGGGGGGRPNLAQGGGKDPAALPKVFEAFQGWVEGQIRS; translated from the coding sequence ATGCAGTGGAGATCAGGCAAGGAAATACGTTCGCTATTCATTGATTTCTGGGTGTCCAAGGGGAGCAAACATTTCCCGAGCTTTTCGCTCATTCCCGACGATCCTTCCCTGCTGTTCACCATTGCGGGAATGGTGCCCTTCAAGCCCTACTACCTCGGCATCCAGAAGCCCGAGGCGCCCCGGGCGGTGACCTCCCAGAAGTGCGTCAGGACCAACGACATCGACAACGTGGGCCGCACGGCCCGGCACCACACCTTTTTCGAGATGCTGGGGAATTTCGCCTGGGGGGACTATTTCAAGAAGGAGTCCATCACCTGGGGATGGGAGTTCCTTACCGAAGTGATCGGCCTCGAGCCGGACCGCATGTCGGTGACCATCTACGAGGACGACGATGAGGCCTACGACACCTGGCACAAGCTCGTGGGCATTCCCGACCAGCGCATCTTCCGTTTCGGGAAGGACGACAATTTCTGGTTCATGGGGAACCAGGGCCCCTGCGGTCCCTGTTCGGAGATCATGTACGACCAGGGGCCGGAGTTTTCATGCGGCAGGCCGGAGTGCGCCGTGGGGTGCGACTGCGACCGGTACCTGGAGATCTGGAACCACGTGTTCACCCAGTTTGACCTTCAGAAGGACGGAACCCTGGTACCCCTGCCGAAGAAGAACATCGACACCGGCATGGGGCTCGAGCGGCTGACGTCCATCGTCCAGCGGGTGCGGACCGACTTCGAGACGGACCTGTTCATGCCCATGATCGAGCGGGCCTGCGCCATGGGCGGCATCCACTACGGCTACAGCCCGAAGACCGACCTTGCGGTTCGGGTGATCGCTGACCATGTCCGCTCGGTGGCCTTCATGATCGCCGACGGCATCCTGCCCTCCAACGACGGCAGGGGCTACGTGCTCCGGAGGCTGCTGCGGCGGGCCGCCAGGTTCGGCCGCCTTCTCGGCGTGGACCGTCCCTTCCTGCTCGATTTCCTTCCCGACGTGATCGGCCTGATGGGGGACCCCTACCGGGAACTCATCGACAACCGCCTGACCGTGGAGCAGATCATCGACGTGGAGGAGAAGCGCTTCGGCCGGACCCTCGAGCAGGGAACGGAACTCCTTGACGGCGAAGTCGCCAGGCTGAGGGGCGCCGGACGGACCGAGCTTCCCGGCGACGTGGCCTTTGTGCTCTACGATACCTACGGTTTCCCCCTGGAGCTGACCATGGAGATCGCCGACGAGAACGGCTTTACCGTGGACAGGGCGGGCTTCGACCGGGAGATGACGGCCCAGCGGGAGCGCGCCCGGGCTTCGAGCAAGCAGAAGCGGAGCGCCCTGGCGGGCGACGTGTACAGCGAGCTGAACGAACGCCTCGGGGATACGCCTTTCACGGGGTACGCGATGGCTGAATCGGAGAACTCCGTGGCCGCCATCATCGTGGACGGAGAGGAAGCGGATTCCCTGGAGGAAGGGATGGAGGGGGAGATCATCCTCGACTCCACGGCCTTCTACGGCGAGAAGGGCGGACAGGTGGGCGACACCGGAGTGCTCTCATCTGCGGGCGGCAAGGCCGAAGTGACCGATACGGTGATCCGCTGCAGGGGGCTTGTGGTCCACAAGGTGAAGGTTCTCTCCGGAAGCCTGGCGGTGGGCGACCCGGTGCGGTCGTGCGTGAACGACGAACGGCGGCGCGCCGTCAGGAGAAACCACACGGCCACGCACCTGCTTCACGAGGCCCTGGGCCGCGTGCTGGGCGGCCATGTGCGGCAGTCGGGCTCCCTTGTGGGGGAGAGCAGCCTGCGGTTCGACTTCACCCACTTCGAGGCCATGACCAGAGAGCAGCTTATTGCCGTCGAAATGGAAGTGAACGCCCGCATCCTGGAAAATTCGGACCTTACGGTGGAAGAGAGCGACATGGAGCATGCCCGGGAGATGGGGGCGAAGGCGCTCTTCGAGGAAAAGTACGGCGACGTGGTGCGGGTGGTCAGGATTCCGGACTTTTCGGCGGAGCTCTGCGGCGGCCTTCACGTGGCGTCCACGGGAGAGATCGGGTGCTTCAAGATCCTCCGCGAGGAGGGCATCGGCTCCGGGACGCGCAGGATAACCGCCGTCACGGGACTGGTGGCCGTCAGGCTCTTCCAGAAGCTGTGGCGGCACGTGAATGACCTCGGCGCCATGCTCGCGGTGGACGAAAACGCCGTGCTCGAGAAGGTGGAGCAGCTCCAGGCCGAGGTGAAGGTCCTGAGGAGAAAGCGCGACGAGGAGAAGATGAATGCCCTGAGCGCGGGACTGCAGGAATCCCTTCACTGGTTCGCCCTCCCCGAGGGAGTTCAGGGTGTGTACGGCAGCTTCGGGGCCGTCGGCGCCGATGCGCTCCGGGAGATAGGCGACAGGCTGAAGAACGGGAAGAGGGAAGATGCCCTCGTGATCCTTCTTGCGTCGGTGGACGGCGACAACGTGCAGGTTGTCTCCATGGCGGACGACATGGCGGTGGAAAAGGGTGTGTCCGCCGGGAAGATCGTCAGGGAGGCGTCGAAAATGCTCGGCGGCGGCGGCGGCGGACGGCCGAACCTCGCCCAGGGCGGAGGAAAGGACCCGGCGGCCCTGCCGAAGGTGTTCGAAGCCTTCCAGGGATGGGTGGAGGGACAGATCCGAAGCTGA
- the ispH gene encoding 4-hydroxy-3-methylbut-2-enyl diphosphate reductase, whose protein sequence is MEREQGKIIVEIASPTGFCFGVKRAIESLEHCIDECVSAGEGNGKVYSIGMPIHNPQEVERLCRKGLVVTESIEEVPEGARVFIRAHGVPPGVKKKLQERCGNRVTDATCPFVKNAQEKAALLSGEGYYLLVLGDPDHPEVQAIVGCASGDVSVASSLSEVQGVGKKDKLGVISQTTQKTEFFGAAADILARKASELRVFNTICGATTRRQDAVRKITGTVDGLIVVGGRNSANTAKLVEIARSRGCDVLWIEHAGELDGRWFAGKARIGIAAGASTPDWLIEELKIAIETSQVSRGMEGYDGRNDD, encoded by the coding sequence TTGGAAAGGGAACAGGGGAAAATCATCGTTGAGATCGCTTCTCCCACGGGGTTCTGCTTCGGGGTGAAACGGGCCATCGAGAGTCTGGAGCACTGCATCGACGAGTGCGTCTCCGCGGGAGAGGGGAACGGGAAAGTCTACTCCATCGGCATGCCCATCCACAATCCCCAGGAAGTCGAGCGGCTGTGCAGAAAGGGACTCGTGGTGACCGAGAGCATCGAGGAGGTGCCCGAAGGGGCCAGGGTGTTCATCCGGGCCCACGGCGTTCCTCCCGGGGTGAAGAAAAAGCTCCAGGAGCGATGCGGAAACCGGGTCACCGACGCCACGTGCCCTTTTGTGAAAAACGCCCAGGAGAAGGCCGCCCTCCTCTCCGGGGAAGGATATTATCTTCTCGTCCTCGGCGATCCCGATCATCCGGAGGTGCAGGCCATCGTGGGATGCGCTTCGGGTGATGTGTCCGTGGCGTCCTCACTTTCCGAAGTGCAGGGGGTTGGCAAAAAGGACAAGTTGGGGGTAATATCACAGACGACGCAAAAAACGGAGTTCTTCGGCGCGGCGGCGGATATCCTCGCCCGGAAGGCCAGTGAGCTTCGGGTTTTCAACACCATCTGCGGCGCCACGACCCGCCGCCAGGACGCGGTGAGAAAGATCACCGGCACCGTGGACGGCCTGATCGTCGTGGGAGGCAGGAACAGCGCCAATACGGCGAAGCTCGTGGAAATAGCCCGTTCCCGCGGGTGCGACGTCCTCTGGATAGAGCACGCGGGAGAACTCGACGGGAGGTGGTTCGCCGGAAAGGCACGAATAGGAATTGCGGCCGGTGCGAGTACTCCGGACTGGCTAATAGAAGAACTGAAAATCGCAATAGAGACATCGCAGGTGTCAAGGGGGATGGAAGGTTATGACGGAAGAAATGATGATTGA
- a CDS encoding amidohydrolase: protein MALLLKNFLLCDGGMESARYGSVMVEGGRIVSIGAPDWNPPAAETVDGGGKSALLPGFVNAHTHAAMSLLRGIGEEAPLMEWLKEKIWPAEAKLRSEHVYWGTMLALLEMAANGITAFGDMYFFMDSVVEASLEMGMKCAVSRGIVGPEKVKLDEGLLLAETWKGREEFVTVQLAPHAPYTVPLPFLKEIVAAAKDRNLGIHFHFLEAEWETGYLKDEMKMTPAEYLREAGLPEVQQAVLAHCVWLDPAVLNEVDFSRMTVAHNPKSNQKLGSGMMNLPGMMEKTRKIALGTDGAASNNRLDVWGEMRSAALVHKGIAKDPTAVPARDVLRMATFEGAEALGFEKKGMIREGWAADFVMVDLDRPEYVGIDGENAAQFFVYAGSSADVTGTMVAGKWLYRDGRFPGADAEKILAKAREMRDNLLKG from the coding sequence ATGGCCCTTCTGCTGAAAAACTTTCTGCTCTGTGACGGCGGAATGGAGTCGGCCCGGTACGGTTCGGTGATGGTGGAGGGCGGCCGGATCGTTTCCATCGGGGCGCCGGACTGGAATCCCCCCGCTGCGGAAACAGTGGACGGCGGAGGGAAGTCCGCCCTTCTTCCTGGCTTTGTGAATGCCCATACCCATGCGGCCATGAGCCTGCTGCGGGGGATCGGCGAAGAGGCTCCTCTCATGGAGTGGCTGAAGGAGAAAATCTGGCCCGCCGAGGCGAAGCTCAGAAGTGAGCACGTCTATTGGGGCACCATGCTCGCCCTGCTCGAGATGGCGGCGAACGGCATAACGGCCTTCGGCGACATGTATTTTTTCATGGATTCAGTGGTGGAGGCGTCCCTGGAGATGGGCATGAAGTGCGCCGTCAGCCGGGGCATCGTGGGACCGGAGAAGGTGAAGCTGGATGAAGGCCTACTGCTTGCCGAGACCTGGAAGGGCAGGGAGGAGTTCGTCACGGTGCAGCTCGCCCCCCACGCTCCCTACACGGTGCCTCTGCCCTTTTTGAAGGAGATCGTGGCGGCGGCGAAGGACCGGAACCTGGGGATCCACTTCCATTTCCTGGAGGCGGAGTGGGAGACCGGCTACCTGAAAGACGAGATGAAAATGACCCCGGCGGAATATCTCAGGGAGGCGGGCCTGCCGGAGGTCCAGCAGGCGGTGCTGGCCCACTGCGTGTGGCTCGACCCCGCCGTCCTGAACGAGGTGGATTTCTCCCGGATGACCGTCGCCCATAACCCGAAGAGCAACCAGAAGCTGGGCAGCGGCATGATGAACCTGCCGGGCATGATGGAAAAGACAAGGAAAATTGCCCTTGGCACCGACGGCGCGGCCAGCAACAACCGCCTCGACGTGTGGGGGGAGATGCGGTCCGCGGCGCTTGTCCATAAGGGGATCGCGAAGGACCCCACCGCCGTTCCCGCCAGGGATGTGCTGCGAATGGCCACCTTCGAGGGGGCGGAAGCCCTGGGGTTTGAAAAGAAGGGGATGATCCGGGAAGGCTGGGCCGCCGACTTCGTGATGGTGGACCTGGACAGGCCGGAGTACGTGGGGATCGACGGGGAAAACGCAGCCCAGTTCTTCGTGTATGCCGGAAGCTCCGCCGATGTGACGGGAACCATGGTCGCCGGGAAATGGCTGTACCGGGACGGGAGGTTTCCGGGTGCGGACGCGGAGAAAATCCTCGCCAAGGCGAGGGAAATGCGCGATAATCTGCTGAAGGGGTAG